Proteins encoded by one window of Scatophagus argus isolate fScaArg1 chromosome 8, fScaArg1.pri, whole genome shotgun sequence:
- the LOC124063899 gene encoding mitochondrial carrier homolog 1-like isoform X4 — protein sequence MNLFPQVWAPLCLDEESYTCLASSPMYIVKVDGKRGLFRGLSPRLVSSAISTVVRSKVKQQVELLSKRDDIQTSLRKVVQETSHEMIIQCLSRLATHPFHVMSVRCMAQFVGREVTYSGMFTSVIKIFKEEGIAGFYVGLIPHVVGEVLFLWCCNLLAHFINTYAVDDSFSQASAIRSYTKFVMGIAVSVLTYPFMLVADLMAVNNCGLAAGLPPHSPVFKSWLHCWNHLNHKGHLFRGSSFFFRRVPVTSLPYIED from the exons ATGAACCTCTTCCCCCAAGTGTGGGCACCACTATGTTTGGACGAAGAGTCTTATACCTGCCTGGCTTCTTCTCCTATG TACATTGTGAAAGTGGATGGAAAGAGAGGACTCTTTCGTGGCCTCTCGCCTCGCCTTGTGTCCAGTGCCATCTCCACTGTGGTCAGGAGCAAAGTTAAACAG CAGGTGGAGCTTCTGTCCAAGAGGGATGACATTCAGACTTCACTCAGGAAGGTGGTCCAAGAG ACCTCACATGAGATGATCATCCAGTGTCTGTCCAGACTAGCCACTCATCCTTTCCATG TGATGTCAGTGCGGTGTATGGCCCAGTTTGTTGGCAGAGAGGTCACATACAG TGGGATGTTCACTTCTGTTATCAAGATTTTTAAGGAGGAAGGAATTGCTGGATTCTATGT TGGTCTCATACCCCACGTGGTGGGAGAGGTTCTCTTCCTGTGGTGTTGTAACCTCCTGGCTCACTTTATTAACACCTACGCTGTGGACGACAGT TTCAGTCAGGCCTCAGCAATAAGAAGCTACACTAAGTTTGTGATGGGG ATTGCAGTGAGTGTTCTGACGTATCCATTCATGCTGGTGGCTGATCTTATGGCGGTCAACAACTGTGG TCTAGCTGCGGGTCTTCCTCCTCACTCGCCCGTCTTTAAGTCCTGGCTGCACTGCTGGAATCACCTGAACCACAAG GGCCACCTCTTCAGAGGATCCAGCTTCTTTTTCCGCCGGGTGCCTGTGACCTCCCTGCCTTACATCGAGGACTGA
- the LOC124063899 gene encoding mitochondrial carrier homolog 1-like isoform X3, which translates to MESRQNLSEPAVGAEQEAIPSPVDVDTAVLLLGAGVTAITHPLLYVKLLIQVGHEPLPPSVGTTMFGRRVLYLPGFFSYAQYIVKVDGKRGLFRGLSPRLVSSAISTVVRSKVKQQVELLSKRDDIQTSLRKVVQETSHEMIIQCLSRLATHPFHVMSVRCMAQFVGREVTYSGMFTSVIKIFKEEGIAGFYVGLIPHVVGEVLFLWCCNLLAHFINTYAVDDSFSQASAIRSYTKFVMGIAVSVLTYPFMLVADLMAVNNCGCGSSSSLARL; encoded by the exons ATGGAATCACGACAAAACCTGTCCGAACCAGCAGTCGGTGCTGAGCAGGAGGCTATACCGAGTCCCGTGGATGTCGACACCGCAGTGTTGCTGCTGGGAGCGGGAGTAACAGCCATCACACACCCGCTGCTCTATGTGAAGCTGCTAATACAG GTGGGTCATGAACCTCTTCCCCCAAGTGTGGGCACCACTATGTTTGGACGAAGAGTCTTATACCTGCCTGGCTTCTTCTCCTATG CGCAGTACATTGTGAAAGTGGATGGAAAGAGAGGACTCTTTCGTGGCCTCTCGCCTCGCCTTGTGTCCAGTGCCATCTCCACTGTGGTCAGGAGCAAAGTTAAACAG CAGGTGGAGCTTCTGTCCAAGAGGGATGACATTCAGACTTCACTCAGGAAGGTGGTCCAAGAG ACCTCACATGAGATGATCATCCAGTGTCTGTCCAGACTAGCCACTCATCCTTTCCATG TGATGTCAGTGCGGTGTATGGCCCAGTTTGTTGGCAGAGAGGTCACATACAG TGGGATGTTCACTTCTGTTATCAAGATTTTTAAGGAGGAAGGAATTGCTGGATTCTATGT TGGTCTCATACCCCACGTGGTGGGAGAGGTTCTCTTCCTGTGGTGTTGTAACCTCCTGGCTCACTTTATTAACACCTACGCTGTGGACGACAGT TTCAGTCAGGCCTCAGCAATAAGAAGCTACACTAAGTTTGTGATGGGG ATTGCAGTGAGTGTTCTGACGTATCCATTCATGCTGGTGGCTGATCTTATGGCGGTCAACAACTGTGG CTGCGGGTCTTCCTCCTCACTCGCCCGTCTTTAA
- the LOC124063899 gene encoding mitochondrial carrier homolog 1-like isoform X2, with product MESRQNLSEPAVGAEQEAIPSPVDVDTAVLLLGAGVTAITHPLLYVKLLIQVGHEPLPPSVGTTMFGRRVLYLPGFFSYAQYIVKVDGKRGLFRGLSPRLVSSAISTVVRSKVKQVELLSKRDDIQTSLRKVVQETSHEMIIQCLSRLATHPFHVMSVRCMAQFVGREVTYSGMFTSVIKIFKEEGIAGFYVGLIPHVVGEVLFLWCCNLLAHFINTYAVDDSFSQASAIRSYTKFVMGIAVSVLTYPFMLVADLMAVNNCGLAAGLPPHSPVFKSWLHCWNHLNHKGHLFRGSSFFFRRVPVTSLPYIED from the exons ATGGAATCACGACAAAACCTGTCCGAACCAGCAGTCGGTGCTGAGCAGGAGGCTATACCGAGTCCCGTGGATGTCGACACCGCAGTGTTGCTGCTGGGAGCGGGAGTAACAGCCATCACACACCCGCTGCTCTATGTGAAGCTGCTAATACAG GTGGGTCATGAACCTCTTCCCCCAAGTGTGGGCACCACTATGTTTGGACGAAGAGTCTTATACCTGCCTGGCTTCTTCTCCTATG CGCAGTACATTGTGAAAGTGGATGGAAAGAGAGGACTCTTTCGTGGCCTCTCGCCTCGCCTTGTGTCCAGTGCCATCTCCACTGTGGTCAGGAGCAAAGTTAAACAG GTGGAGCTTCTGTCCAAGAGGGATGACATTCAGACTTCACTCAGGAAGGTGGTCCAAGAG ACCTCACATGAGATGATCATCCAGTGTCTGTCCAGACTAGCCACTCATCCTTTCCATG TGATGTCAGTGCGGTGTATGGCCCAGTTTGTTGGCAGAGAGGTCACATACAG TGGGATGTTCACTTCTGTTATCAAGATTTTTAAGGAGGAAGGAATTGCTGGATTCTATGT TGGTCTCATACCCCACGTGGTGGGAGAGGTTCTCTTCCTGTGGTGTTGTAACCTCCTGGCTCACTTTATTAACACCTACGCTGTGGACGACAGT TTCAGTCAGGCCTCAGCAATAAGAAGCTACACTAAGTTTGTGATGGGG ATTGCAGTGAGTGTTCTGACGTATCCATTCATGCTGGTGGCTGATCTTATGGCGGTCAACAACTGTGG TCTAGCTGCGGGTCTTCCTCCTCACTCGCCCGTCTTTAAGTCCTGGCTGCACTGCTGGAATCACCTGAACCACAAG GGCCACCTCTTCAGAGGATCCAGCTTCTTTTTCCGCCGGGTGCCTGTGACCTCCCTGCCTTACATCGAGGACTGA
- the LOC124063899 gene encoding mitochondrial carrier homolog 1-like isoform X1 encodes MESRQNLSEPAVGAEQEAIPSPVDVDTAVLLLGAGVTAITHPLLYVKLLIQVGHEPLPPSVGTTMFGRRVLYLPGFFSYAQYIVKVDGKRGLFRGLSPRLVSSAISTVVRSKVKQQVELLSKRDDIQTSLRKVVQETSHEMIIQCLSRLATHPFHVMSVRCMAQFVGREVTYSGMFTSVIKIFKEEGIAGFYVGLIPHVVGEVLFLWCCNLLAHFINTYAVDDSFSQASAIRSYTKFVMGIAVSVLTYPFMLVADLMAVNNCGLAAGLPPHSPVFKSWLHCWNHLNHKGHLFRGSSFFFRRVPVTSLPYIED; translated from the exons ATGGAATCACGACAAAACCTGTCCGAACCAGCAGTCGGTGCTGAGCAGGAGGCTATACCGAGTCCCGTGGATGTCGACACCGCAGTGTTGCTGCTGGGAGCGGGAGTAACAGCCATCACACACCCGCTGCTCTATGTGAAGCTGCTAATACAG GTGGGTCATGAACCTCTTCCCCCAAGTGTGGGCACCACTATGTTTGGACGAAGAGTCTTATACCTGCCTGGCTTCTTCTCCTATG CGCAGTACATTGTGAAAGTGGATGGAAAGAGAGGACTCTTTCGTGGCCTCTCGCCTCGCCTTGTGTCCAGTGCCATCTCCACTGTGGTCAGGAGCAAAGTTAAACAG CAGGTGGAGCTTCTGTCCAAGAGGGATGACATTCAGACTTCACTCAGGAAGGTGGTCCAAGAG ACCTCACATGAGATGATCATCCAGTGTCTGTCCAGACTAGCCACTCATCCTTTCCATG TGATGTCAGTGCGGTGTATGGCCCAGTTTGTTGGCAGAGAGGTCACATACAG TGGGATGTTCACTTCTGTTATCAAGATTTTTAAGGAGGAAGGAATTGCTGGATTCTATGT TGGTCTCATACCCCACGTGGTGGGAGAGGTTCTCTTCCTGTGGTGTTGTAACCTCCTGGCTCACTTTATTAACACCTACGCTGTGGACGACAGT TTCAGTCAGGCCTCAGCAATAAGAAGCTACACTAAGTTTGTGATGGGG ATTGCAGTGAGTGTTCTGACGTATCCATTCATGCTGGTGGCTGATCTTATGGCGGTCAACAACTGTGG TCTAGCTGCGGGTCTTCCTCCTCACTCGCCCGTCTTTAAGTCCTGGCTGCACTGCTGGAATCACCTGAACCACAAG GGCCACCTCTTCAGAGGATCCAGCTTCTTTTTCCGCCGGGTGCCTGTGACCTCCCTGCCTTACATCGAGGACTGA
- the stk38a gene encoding serine/threonine-protein kinase 38, protein MAMTSQSSCSSMSNHTKERVTMAKVTLENFYSNLIAQHEEREMRQQKLEKVMDQEGLADEEKRVRRSQHARKETEFLRLKRTRLGLEDFESLKVIGRGAFGEVRLVQKKDTGHVYAMKILRKADMLEKEQVGHIRAERDILVEADSLWVVKMFYSFQDKMNLYLIMEFLPGGDMMTLLMKKDTLTEEATQFYIAETVLAIDSIHQLGFIHRDIKPDNLLLDSRGHVKLSDFGLCTGLKRAHRTEFYKNLNHSLPSDLSKQTFQNMNSKRKAETWKRNRRQLAFSTVGTPDYIAPEVFMQNGYNKLCDWWSLGVIMYEMLIGYPPFCSETPQETYRKVMNWRETLIFPPEVPISEKAKDLILRFCCEEEHRIGAVGVEEIKSNPFFEGVDYDHIRERPAAIPIEIKSIDDTSNFDEFPDSDILTPTATPVSNQTEADLKNKDWVFINYTYKRFEGLTARGAIPSYMKSGKR, encoded by the exons ATGGCAATGACTAGCCAGAGCTCGTGCTCCTCCATGAGTAACCACACCAAGGAGCGGGTCACCATGGCCAAAGTGACCCTGGAGAACTTTTATAGTAACCTCATCGCCCAGCacgaggagagagagatgag GCAGCAGAAGCTGGAAAAGGTGATGGATCAGGAGGGCTTGGCTGATGAAGAG AAACGTGTGCGACGTTCTCAGCATGcaaggaaagagacagagtttCTGCGTCTCAAACGCACCCGACTGGGTCTGGAGGACTTTGAATCCCTGAAGGTGATTGGCCGAGGAGCTTTTGGAGAG GTTCGTCTGGTGCAGAAAAAAGACACTGGCCATGTCTACGCAATGAAGATCCTCCGCAAAGCTGATATGCTGGAGAAAGAACAG GTTGGTCACATCCGTGCTGAGCGGGACATTCTGGTGGAGGCAGATAGCCTGTGGGTGGTCAAAATGTTCTACAGTTTCCAGGATAAGATGAACCTTTACCTCATCATGGAGTTCCTGCCTGGAG GAGACATGATGACCCTGCTGATGAAGAAGGACACCCTGACAGAAGAGGCTACTCAGTTCTACATAGCAGAGACGGTGCTGGCCATTGACTCCATCCACCAGCTGGGCTTCATTCACAGAGACATCAAACCAGACAACCTGCTGCTGGACTCCAGG ggtcACGTTAAGCTGTCTGATTTTGGTCTGTGCACGGGCCTGAAGAGGGCTCACCGCACTGAGTTCTACAAGAACCTGAACCACAGCCTGCCCAGTGACCTCAGCAAGCAAA CCTTCCAGAACATGAACTCCAAGAGGAAAGCAGAGACCTGGAAAAGGAACAGGAGGCAGTTG GCTTTCTCTACAGTGGGAACCCCAGACTACATCGCTCCAGAGGTCTTCATGCAAAATGGATACAACAAGCTGTGCGATTGGTGGAGCCTGGGTGTCATCATGTATGAAATGCTGATAG GTTACCCTCCGTTCTGCTCAGAGACACCTCAAGAGACGTACAGGAAAGTGATGAATTGGCGAGAGACGCTGATCTTTCCTCCAGAAGTGCCTATATCAGAGAAGGCCAAAGACCTCATCCTCAG GTTCTGCTGTGAGGAGGAGCACAGGATTGGTGCTGTAGGTGTGGAGGAGATCAAGTCCAATCCGTTCTTTGAGGGGGTGGACTACGACCATATCAG AGAGAGACCTGCTGCCATTCCCATAGAGATCAAAAGCATTGACGACACATCAAACTTTGATGAATTCCCTGATTCGGATATCCTCACACCGACAG CCACCCCAGTGTCTAACCAGACTGAGGCCGACCTGAAGAACAAGGACTGGGTCTTCATCAACTACACCTACAAACGTTTCGAAGGCCTGACTGCGCGAGGAGCTATACCATCCTATATGAAGTCAGGCAAGAGATGA